The following are encoded together in the Thermoflexus hugenholtzii JAD2 genome:
- the ruvB gene encoding Holliday junction branch migration DNA helicase RuvB — MDRSSPEHPPVPEPAQPERTIAPYRRPEEQAIELALRPQRLEEFIGQDRVKENLRILIEAARARGEPLDHLLFYGPPGLGKTTLATVIAAEMGVPIRITSGPAIERAGDLAAILTNLRAGEILFIDEIHRLPRAVEEILYPAMEDFALDIIIGKGPAARSIRLSLPRFTVIGATTRLALLTAPLRARFGAIFRLDFYDLPAMETIVRRAARVLGVEIDEAGVREIARRARGTPRVAIRLLRRVRDYAQVRADGVITGAVAAEALRLMDVDPMGLDELDRRLMRTMAEKFGGGPVGLETLAAALSEEPDTIMDVVEPYLLQLGFLDRTPRGRVLTRRAYEHLGLPYPGEAAQPPLPMEPAGWDG, encoded by the coding sequence ATGGATCGTTCATCGCCGGAGCATCCGCCCGTGCCCGAGCCGGCCCAGCCGGAGCGGACGATCGCTCCCTATCGCCGCCCGGAGGAGCAGGCGATCGAGCTCGCCCTCCGACCCCAGCGGCTGGAGGAGTTCATCGGCCAGGACCGGGTGAAAGAGAACCTGCGCATCCTGATCGAAGCGGCGCGGGCCCGCGGGGAGCCCCTCGATCACCTGCTCTTCTACGGCCCCCCCGGCCTGGGCAAGACCACCCTGGCCACCGTCATCGCCGCCGAGATGGGCGTCCCCATCCGCATCACCTCCGGCCCCGCCATCGAGCGCGCCGGGGACCTGGCTGCCATCCTCACCAACCTGCGGGCCGGTGAGATCCTCTTCATCGATGAGATCCACCGCCTCCCTCGGGCTGTGGAGGAGATCCTCTACCCGGCCATGGAGGACTTCGCCTTAGATATCATCATCGGGAAGGGACCGGCCGCCCGCAGCATCCGCCTGAGCCTCCCTCGCTTCACCGTCATCGGCGCCACCACCCGCCTGGCCCTGCTCACCGCCCCGCTGCGCGCCCGCTTCGGCGCCATCTTCCGCCTGGACTTCTACGATCTGCCGGCGATGGAAACCATCGTCCGCCGCGCCGCCCGGGTGCTGGGGGTGGAGATCGACGAGGCGGGCGTGCGGGAGATCGCTCGGCGTGCCCGCGGCACCCCCCGCGTGGCCATCCGCCTCCTCCGCCGCGTCCGGGACTACGCCCAGGTCCGCGCCGACGGCGTCATCACCGGCGCCGTGGCCGCCGAGGCCCTCCGGCTGATGGACGTGGATCCCATGGGGCTGGACGAGCTGGACCGCCGGCTGATGCGCACCATGGCGGAGAAGTTCGGCGGCGGCCCGGTCGGCCTGGAGACCCTGGCCGCGGCCCTCTCCGAGGAGCCGGACACGATCATGGACGTGGTGGAGCCCTACCTGCTGCAGCTGGGCTTCCTGGACCGCACACCCCGCGGCCGGGTGCTGACCCGCCGCGCCTACGAGCACCTGGGCCTCCCCTACCCCGGCGAGGCGGC
- a CDS encoding phage holin family protein, protein MQRFLIRWALNSVALWVISRIYPGVSFQPDAGLEGILLAGLVLGLANALIRPLLLFLTFPLNLLTLGLFTFVVNAFILYLVAALTPLEVSGFLQALIGAVLLSIVSFGLTLLVREKK, encoded by the coding sequence ATGCAACGCTTTCTGATCCGCTGGGCGCTGAACTCGGTGGCCCTGTGGGTGATCTCCCGGATCTACCCCGGGGTGTCCTTCCAGCCGGATGCGGGGCTGGAGGGCATCCTGTTGGCCGGGCTGGTGCTGGGCCTGGCCAACGCCCTGATCCGTCCCCTCCTGCTTTTCTTGACCTTTCCCCTGAACCTCCTCACCCTGGGGCTGTTCACCTTCGTCGTCAACGCCTTCATCCTCTATCTGGTCGCCGCCCTCACCCCTCTGGAAGTGAGCGGCTTCCTCCAGGCCCTCATCGGCGCCGTCCTGCTCTCCATCGTCAGCTTCGGCCTGACCCTCCTGGTGCGGGAAAAGAAATAG
- a CDS encoding nucleotidyl transferase AbiEii/AbiGii toxin family protein, which yields MTGGTALAEFYLGHRISFDLDLFTTQEGLVGPFSQVLERRFREKEWGVKIIRRFATFVEMLLEKAGEEIRLDLALDAPFRFAPPLLSEYGVLVNAWEDLKAEKTLAYYGRAEPRDAVDLYFLLEEHSLEHLMELAARKDPGFDRYGFAVALSRAEGFPDDPERWPVQMVRPFEPKRLKDRFRSLALDLMERLTGGNPLEGSGPQEKPEG from the coding sequence TTGACGGGCGGAACGGCCCTGGCGGAGTTCTATCTCGGACATCGGATTTCGTTTGATTTGGATCTGTTCACCACGCAAGAAGGCTTGGTGGGGCCTTTCTCCCAAGTGCTGGAAAGGCGATTCCGGGAAAAGGAATGGGGGGTGAAAATCATCCGGCGCTTCGCCACGTTCGTGGAGATGCTCCTGGAGAAAGCCGGGGAGGAGATCCGTCTGGATCTGGCATTGGATGCTCCCTTTCGATTCGCTCCTCCTCTCCTATCAGAATACGGGGTTCTGGTCAACGCTTGGGAGGACCTCAAAGCGGAAAAAACCCTGGCCTATTACGGACGTGCAGAACCTCGGGATGCGGTTGACCTTTACTTTCTGCTTGAAGAGCATTCCCTGGAACATTTGATGGAGCTGGCTGCTCGGAAGGATCCGGGGTTTGACCGTTACGGGTTTGCCGTGGCCTTGAGCCGGGCCGAGGGATTCCCGGACGATCCCGAACGATGGCCGGTCCAGATGGTCCGGCCCTTCGAGCCGAAGCGCCTGAAGGATCGCTTTCGTTCCCTGGCTCTGGATTTGATGGAGCGGTTAACCGGGGGGAACCCGTTGGAAGGATCCGGCCCGCAGGAGAAGCCGGAAGGATGA
- a CDS encoding BTAD domain-containing putative transcriptional regulator: MALEDRIARSRLIPPRPRPTWVRRPRVEARLREALEAPVAVVKADPGYGKSTAVAQTLSYGPWPYLWYSLTEADRDPQRFLAHWIYAFQSLDPRLGRSAAERLHEPGGFAALDALANDLVDRLSRETVLVLDDYHLADSSEIRALLERWLEQIPPALHLVLITRHDPELRGSARARAHGELREITTADLAFTPEEVQELFAAQGLPLSPEAARRLAEETEGWIIALWMILHHLRESGPQAMETLLDRLPEALPDLFAYLAEEVLTRQPEPVQRFLLRTSILHELTPSVCTALLEDPEAGRLLPQLERRGLFLISAGEGRWRYHHLFQEFLQRQAQLRLGDLRPLHRQAADCYGQHGELEAAIVHLLMAGAFEEAADQLEALADRMIRQGRYLRLAEWVDRLPDSVLAEHPRLRIARADAARLLSRFDEALTGYARARHEAARRGNAAAEVQALIGQVMVFLDTVQPARAAPLLREAWRRTRSHPGERIRLLGLMAENLLNAGRLRRADLLLERVRCQDPSALFPDVEPRLRIRQGRLAQARLLVEGLLQTAPWGPERQRIPRSHREATVLLAWICAMTGEGEAARRYAEHGLRVGRELRSPIVECVALARLGHGWLSGPDYDLRRAEEAYRASLEVARQIRVPRFEAEAHLGLTRVEGMKGRPGLAYAHAEEGARILQEAGDAYLAAAMRLAQGIAAAQNEDPRGTSWLEEAIRMGLRCGERYLCTLGRLWRAWAWLRRGDLEAARPWLEEALQIIQAEGYDFMLTGTPFLGFHDAGSRMTLVQAALSAGLLPVYLQHLFPQVLQAAASAMPFGPWAVPERSRGRHPPLYVQTLGPFRVWRGLYEIPPEAWERKPARRLLQFLIAHRRRPVHREEVMEALWPGRDPSSAALELRVTLHALHRALEPARRPGEPPFYVIREGEFLRLNPQASFHIDADLFTSLIDRARQQVAEQPELALGWLRQALALYQGEFLEECRYEEWAAPERERLLALYLNAAEQAARLLAERGAWEDVAALAQALLERDPYHEAACGLLVQAWWTLGRRALALRTLERFRRRMRQDLGVEPSLSLPLLQAENPSS; this comes from the coding sequence ATGGCCCTGGAAGATCGGATCGCGCGCAGCCGGCTGATCCCGCCTCGCCCCCGACCCACCTGGGTGCGACGCCCCCGGGTGGAGGCCCGACTTCGGGAGGCCTTGGAGGCTCCGGTCGCGGTGGTGAAGGCGGATCCTGGCTACGGCAAGAGCACCGCCGTGGCCCAGACGCTGAGCTATGGTCCCTGGCCCTATCTCTGGTATAGCCTGACGGAAGCCGATCGCGATCCCCAGCGCTTCCTCGCCCACTGGATTTACGCCTTCCAGTCCCTAGACCCCCGGCTGGGTCGCTCCGCGGCCGAACGACTCCACGAGCCCGGGGGCTTCGCGGCCCTCGATGCCCTGGCCAACGATCTGGTGGATCGCCTCTCCCGGGAGACTGTCCTGGTCCTGGATGACTATCATCTTGCGGACAGCTCGGAGATCCGTGCGCTGCTTGAGCGCTGGCTGGAGCAGATCCCTCCGGCCCTTCACTTGGTCCTCATCACCCGGCACGATCCGGAGCTGCGGGGCAGCGCGCGGGCCCGGGCGCACGGAGAGCTCCGGGAGATCACCACCGCCGATCTCGCCTTCACCCCGGAGGAGGTGCAGGAGCTATTCGCCGCCCAGGGGCTTCCCCTGAGCCCGGAGGCCGCGCGCCGGCTGGCCGAGGAGACCGAGGGCTGGATCATCGCGTTGTGGATGATCCTGCACCACCTGCGGGAGAGTGGGCCCCAGGCGATGGAAACCCTGCTCGATCGCCTGCCGGAGGCCCTGCCCGATCTCTTCGCGTATCTGGCCGAGGAGGTGCTGACCCGCCAGCCCGAGCCGGTCCAGCGCTTCCTGCTGCGAACCAGCATCCTCCACGAGCTGACTCCATCCGTCTGCACAGCCCTGTTGGAGGACCCGGAGGCCGGACGCCTGCTTCCCCAGCTGGAGCGACGGGGGCTTTTCCTGATCAGCGCCGGCGAGGGGCGCTGGCGCTACCATCACCTCTTCCAGGAGTTCCTGCAACGCCAGGCCCAGCTCCGCCTGGGGGATCTGCGGCCGCTCCACCGACAGGCGGCCGATTGCTACGGGCAACACGGGGAGCTGGAGGCCGCCATCGTCCATCTGCTGATGGCCGGCGCCTTCGAAGAGGCCGCGGATCAGCTGGAGGCCCTCGCGGACCGTATGATCCGGCAGGGCCGATATCTTCGACTGGCGGAGTGGGTGGATCGCCTCCCCGATTCGGTTCTGGCGGAGCATCCCCGCCTCCGGATCGCCCGGGCTGATGCCGCCCGCCTCCTCAGCCGCTTCGACGAGGCCCTGACGGGCTACGCCCGGGCCCGCCACGAGGCCGCCCGCCGGGGCAACGCCGCCGCCGAGGTCCAGGCCCTCATCGGCCAGGTCATGGTCTTCCTCGACACCGTCCAACCCGCCCGAGCCGCCCCCCTCCTGCGCGAGGCCTGGCGCCGGACCCGCTCCCATCCGGGCGAGCGGATCCGTCTGCTCGGGCTGATGGCGGAGAACTTGCTGAACGCCGGACGACTGAGGCGAGCGGACCTTCTCTTGGAGCGGGTGCGCTGTCAGGATCCCAGCGCCCTCTTCCCCGATGTCGAGCCTCGCCTGCGGATCCGTCAGGGCCGGCTGGCCCAGGCCCGTCTTCTCGTCGAAGGCCTCCTGCAAACCGCCCCCTGGGGGCCAGAGCGGCAGCGGATCCCCCGTTCCCATCGGGAGGCCACCGTCCTGCTCGCCTGGATCTGCGCCATGACCGGGGAAGGGGAAGCGGCCCGTCGCTACGCCGAACATGGCCTGCGAGTGGGCCGGGAGCTCCGCTCGCCGATCGTGGAGTGTGTTGCCTTGGCCCGCCTGGGCCATGGCTGGCTCTCCGGCCCCGATTACGACCTCCGCCGGGCGGAGGAGGCCTATCGGGCCTCCTTAGAGGTCGCCCGACAGATCCGGGTCCCTCGCTTCGAAGCGGAGGCCCATCTCGGCCTCACCCGGGTCGAGGGCATGAAGGGGCGGCCTGGGCTGGCTTACGCCCACGCCGAGGAGGGCGCACGAATCCTACAGGAGGCCGGGGATGCCTATCTGGCCGCCGCCATGCGGCTGGCCCAAGGGATCGCGGCCGCCCAGAACGAGGATCCCCGGGGCACGAGCTGGCTGGAAGAGGCAATCCGGATGGGCCTCCGCTGCGGGGAGCGTTATCTGTGCACCCTGGGACGGCTCTGGCGGGCATGGGCGTGGCTCCGCCGGGGAGATCTGGAGGCCGCGCGGCCGTGGCTGGAGGAGGCGCTCCAGATCATCCAGGCGGAAGGCTATGATTTCATGCTCACCGGAACCCCTTTCCTGGGCTTCCATGACGCAGGGTCACGGATGACGCTGGTGCAGGCCGCCCTGTCCGCCGGGCTGCTCCCTGTTTACCTGCAGCACCTCTTCCCGCAGGTCCTCCAGGCCGCCGCCTCCGCGATGCCCTTTGGCCCCTGGGCGGTCCCCGAGAGGAGCCGGGGCCGCCATCCGCCCCTCTACGTGCAAACCCTGGGCCCCTTCCGGGTCTGGCGGGGGCTGTATGAGATCCCGCCGGAGGCATGGGAGCGCAAACCCGCCCGCCGCCTCCTCCAGTTCCTGATCGCCCACCGCCGGCGTCCGGTGCATCGGGAGGAGGTGATGGAGGCCCTCTGGCCGGGTCGCGATCCCTCCAGCGCCGCCCTGGAGCTCCGGGTGACCCTCCACGCGCTCCATCGAGCCCTGGAGCCCGCCCGGCGGCCCGGGGAGCCGCCGTTCTATGTGATCCGGGAGGGGGAGTTCCTCCGCCTGAACCCCCAGGCCTCCTTCCACATCGACGCGGATCTCTTCACGAGCCTGATCGACCGGGCCCGGCAGCAGGTCGCGGAGCAGCCGGAGCTCGCCCTGGGATGGCTCCGCCAGGCGCTGGCCCTGTATCAGGGGGAGTTTCTGGAGGAATGCCGATATGAGGAATGGGCCGCCCCGGAGCGGGAGCGGCTGCTCGCCCTCTACCTGAACGCCGCCGAGCAGGCCGCTCGCCTCCTGGCCGAGCGAGGGGCCTGGGAGGATGTGGCCGCCCTGGCTCAGGCCCTCCTGGAACGGGACCCCTATCACGAGGCCGCCTGCGGGCTGCTGGTCCAGGCCTGGTGGACGCTGGGGCGCCGCGCCCTGGCCCTCCGCACCCTGGAGCGCTTCCGCCGCCGCATGCGACAGGACCTGGGTGTGGAGCCCTCGCTTTCCCTTCCCCTGCTTCAGGCGGAGAACCCTTCAAGCTGA
- a CDS encoding protoglobin domain-containing protein, with protein MSVQTIPGYTYGTAEAARSPVSMEEFADLQKATMFTEEDVRYLRMAGEVLADQVEDILDLWYSWVGSQPHLVYYFSGPDGKPDMNYLQAVRRRFGQWILDTCNRPYDQDWLNYQQEIGLRHHRTKKNQTDGVRSVPHIPMRYLIAFIYPITSTIRPFLAKKGHSPEDVEKMHQAWTKSVIMQVALWCYPYTREGDW; from the coding sequence ATGTCCGTGCAGACGATCCCCGGTTACACCTATGGGACAGCCGAAGCGGCCCGTTCCCCCGTCTCCATGGAGGAGTTCGCCGATCTCCAGAAGGCCACCATGTTCACCGAGGAGGACGTCCGCTACCTGCGGATGGCCGGGGAGGTCCTGGCCGACCAGGTGGAGGACATCCTGGACCTCTGGTATAGCTGGGTGGGCTCTCAGCCGCACCTGGTCTATTACTTCTCGGGGCCCGATGGGAAGCCCGACATGAACTACCTCCAGGCCGTTCGTCGGCGCTTCGGCCAGTGGATCCTGGACACCTGCAACCGCCCCTACGACCAGGACTGGCTGAACTACCAGCAGGAGATCGGGCTGCGCCATCACCGGACCAAGAAGAACCAGACCGACGGGGTCCGCTCCGTCCCGCACATCCCGATGCGCTACCTCATCGCCTTCATTTACCCCATCACGTCCACCATCCGGCCCTTCCTGGCCAAGAAGGGTCACTCCCCGGAGGACGTGGAGAAGATGCACCAGGCCTGGACCAAGTCGGTCATCATGCAGGTGGCCCTCTGGTGCTATCCTTATACACGGGAGGGAGACTGGTGA
- a CDS encoding OsmC family peroxiredoxin codes for MPLVERKAQVIWEGDLRTGSGTLQVGSGALSGLRVTFSSRAEAPQGLTSPEELLAAAHAICYAMALSHVLTQAGHRPERLTVAATCAWDPAALRITRMVLQVEAQAPGLESHRLQELAQQAEQVCPVSNALRGNVEITLQV; via the coding sequence ATGCCCCTCGTCGAGCGAAAGGCCCAGGTGATCTGGGAAGGAGACCTGCGGACGGGAAGCGGCACCCTTCAGGTCGGAAGCGGAGCCCTTTCCGGCCTGCGGGTCACCTTCTCCAGCCGCGCGGAGGCCCCCCAGGGGCTCACCAGCCCGGAGGAGCTGCTCGCCGCGGCCCACGCCATCTGCTACGCCATGGCCCTCTCTCACGTCCTGACCCAAGCCGGCCACCGGCCGGAACGATTGACGGTGGCCGCCACCTGCGCCTGGGATCCCGCAGCCCTGCGCATCACCCGGATGGTCCTGCAGGTCGAGGCCCAGGCTCCCGGCCTGGAGAGCCATCGCCTGCAAGAGCTGGCGCAGCAGGCGGAGCAGGTCTGCCCGGTCTCCAACGCCCTGCGAGGCAACGTGGAGATCACCCTGCAGGTGTGA
- a CDS encoding glutaredoxin family protein, which translates to MTHGGPLPIRMYARPDCEDSELARERLRALGIPFIEINIDEDEEAARYVERLNRGFRSTPTIVFGDEAFYIVEPTVEQLDEALRRAGYAIPIGENPENPL; encoded by the coding sequence ATGACCCACGGAGGTCCCCTGCCCATCCGGATGTATGCCCGACCGGATTGCGAGGACAGCGAGCTGGCCCGCGAACGGCTGCGGGCGCTGGGCATCCCCTTCATCGAGATCAACATCGACGAGGATGAGGAGGCCGCCCGCTACGTGGAGCGTCTCAACCGCGGCTTCCGCAGCACCCCGACCATCGTGTTCGGGGACGAGGCCTTCTACATCGTGGAGCCCACCGTGGAGCAGCTGGACGAGGCCCTGCGACGGGCCGGCTATGCGATCCCCATCGGCGAGAACCCCGAGAACCCATTGTAA
- a CDS encoding MarR family winged helix-turn-helix transcriptional regulator: MSPFNPRVRSEWMSGQIAIALYRIAQAIQLMLRRAGQAHGLSPAQVQALLFLAYARPGVRTIGGLARRLQATLATASEVADALERKGLVAREPWPEDHRIITLRLTGNGRRRVTDLEGLLDDLEAAIAELPLPNQQTLQGALQHIVRRLAAGGHVVVYEMCWGCAFFRPYAHPENPAAPHHCAFMDAPLPDADTYTECPDFTPREEVPA; the protein is encoded by the coding sequence ATGTCTCCCTTCAACCCGCGCGTGCGATCGGAGTGGATGTCCGGGCAGATCGCCATCGCCCTCTACCGCATCGCCCAGGCCATCCAGCTCATGCTGCGCCGGGCCGGCCAGGCCCACGGCCTCTCCCCGGCCCAGGTTCAGGCGCTCCTTTTCCTGGCCTATGCGCGCCCCGGCGTGCGCACCATCGGCGGGCTGGCCCGGCGCCTGCAGGCCACACTGGCCACCGCCAGCGAGGTGGCCGACGCCCTGGAGCGCAAGGGCCTGGTGGCCCGCGAGCCATGGCCGGAGGACCATCGGATCATCACCCTGCGCCTGACGGGGAACGGGCGGCGCCGGGTGACGGATCTGGAGGGCCTGCTGGATGACCTGGAGGCGGCGATCGCGGAGCTCCCCCTTCCCAATCAGCAAACCCTCCAGGGGGCCCTGCAGCACATCGTGCGCCGTCTGGCGGCCGGCGGCCACGTGGTGGTCTATGAGATGTGCTGGGGCTGCGCCTTCTTCCGCCCCTACGCCCACCCGGAGAACCCCGCCGCCCCGCACCACTGCGCCTTCATGGACGCCCCCTTGCCAGATGCGGATACCTATACCGAGTGCCCGGATTTCACTCCTCGTGAGGAGGTGCCGGCATGA